In Flavobacterium sp. CS20, a single window of DNA contains:
- a CDS encoding sodium:solute symporter, whose protein sequence is MHYIDIIVMVVSIAFIVIYGTYKTKKSQNVQDYIKSDNDARWWTVGISVMTTQADAITFLSTPGQAYDDGMGFVQFYFGLPIAMVIICMFFIPIYHRLKVYTAYEYLESRFDKKTRTLTALLFLTQRGLSAGITIFAPAIILSAVLGWDLFTLNIIIGILVIIYTVSGGTRAVSVTQKQQMAVIFSGMIIAFFVILSYLPENINFNNALEIASSSGKMEILNFDFDFNQRYTVWSGLIGGTFLALSYFGTDQSQVQRYLTAKSVKQSQIGMLFNALLKVPMQFFILLVGIMVFVFYQFNTAPLNFNPVAENAVNESEYKTDYQHINNKLEQNFEHKKSLFAQMNSKDITDAQFENLKTQLAQANVNEKELRENAKAVIKQANDTVETNDTDYVFIHFILNNLPRGLIGLLLVAILSAAMSSTASELNALASTTAIDLYKRNVKTTKTDMHFVNISKLFTLLWGIIAITVACLAPLFDNLIELVNIIGSIFYGNVLGIFLLAFFIKYVKSVATFWAAIITQIIVIVGYYFDIMPYLWLNLFGCALVIGIALAIQTLNRKL, encoded by the coding sequence ATGCATTATATAGATATCATTGTGATGGTTGTCAGTATTGCTTTTATAGTGATATATGGCACATATAAAACCAAAAAAAGCCAAAACGTTCAAGACTATATAAAAAGTGATAATGATGCCCGTTGGTGGACCGTTGGAATATCAGTAATGACCACACAAGCCGATGCTATTACTTTTTTATCTACGCCTGGTCAAGCCTATGATGATGGAATGGGTTTTGTTCAGTTTTACTTTGGTTTGCCTATTGCGATGGTGATTATTTGTATGTTTTTTATTCCTATCTATCATCGATTAAAAGTTTACACCGCTTATGAATATCTCGAAAGCCGTTTTGACAAAAAAACACGAACGCTCACAGCTTTGCTCTTTCTAACACAACGAGGACTTTCGGCTGGTATAACCATTTTTGCCCCAGCTATTATTCTTTCAGCCGTTTTGGGTTGGGATTTATTTACGCTCAATATCATCATCGGGATTTTGGTGATTATTTATACCGTTTCAGGTGGCACACGGGCAGTTAGCGTTACTCAAAAACAACAGATGGCTGTGATTTTTTCTGGAATGATCATTGCTTTTTTTGTGATTTTAAGTTATCTACCAGAAAACATCAATTTTAATAATGCCTTAGAAATTGCTTCCTCGAGTGGCAAAATGGAAATCTTAAATTTTGATTTTGATTTCAATCAACGTTACACCGTTTGGAGTGGATTGATCGGTGGAACTTTTTTGGCACTCTCCTATTTTGGCACAGACCAAAGTCAAGTTCAACGGTATTTAACCGCCAAATCGGTTAAGCAAAGTCAGATTGGAATGCTGTTTAATGCCTTGCTTAAAGTGCCGATGCAGTTTTTTATTCTACTGGTTGGTATTATGGTTTTTGTCTTTTATCAATTCAATACCGCACCGCTCAATTTTAATCCTGTCGCCGAAAATGCGGTTAATGAAAGTGAATACAAAACCGATTATCAACATATCAACAACAAGTTAGAGCAAAATTTTGAGCATAAAAAATCGCTTTTTGCACAAATGAATTCTAAAGATATTACAGATGCTCAATTTGAAAATCTTAAAACTCAACTGGCTCAAGCCAATGTTAACGAAAAAGAATTAAGAGAAAATGCTAAAGCTGTCATTAAGCAAGCAAATGATACTGTAGAAACCAATGACACAGATTATGTTTTTATCCATTTCATACTCAACAATTTACCGCGTGGTTTGATTGGTTTGCTTTTAGTCGCCATTCTCTCAGCGGCGATGTCTTCAACAGCCTCTGAATTAAACGCTTTAGCCTCAACCACGGCGATAGACTTGTATAAAAGAAATGTCAAAACAACTAAAACCGATATGCATTTTGTGAATATTTCAAAGCTTTTTACATTACTTTGGGGCATTATTGCTATTACTGTGGCTTGTCTTGCCCCGTTGTTTGACAACTTAATTGAATTAGTCAACATTATAGGTTCTATATTTTATGGCAATGTTTTGGGTATTTTTCTCTTGGCATTTTTCATCAAATATGTCAAATCCGTAGCGACTTTTTGGGCAGCGATTATCACTCAAATCATTGTGATTGTTGGATATTATTTTGACATTATGCCATATTTATGGCTAAATTTGTTTGGTTGTGCATTGGTAATCGGCATCGCTTTAGCTATTCAAACTCTAAACCGAAAATTATGA